A single Curtobacterium sp. MCJR17_020 DNA region contains:
- a CDS encoding ABC transporter permease translates to MSLPDTARALPDADAEAPRRQRPFALLGSELALVFRRRRTWAMLGALALVPVLIAVAVKLTTDGDDGGPAFLGDITNNGLFVAFTALTVSIPLFLPLTVGVVAGDTVAGEASHGTIRYLLVAPTGRVRFILVKFAGAVAFCLAATLLVVLVGAAIGAVLFPIGPVTLLSGTQVGGASYAGRALLLALSVAMSMLGLVAIGMFASTLTNVPVGAMAATVVLAGASQVLDQLPQLDWLHPYLFSHQWLGFGDLLRDPISFDSFGSNALLQLGYVVVFGALAYSRFASKDILS, encoded by the coding sequence ATGTCGCTGCCTGACACTGCCCGTGCACTGCCCGACGCCGACGCCGAGGCGCCGCGCCGCCAGCGTCCCTTCGCGCTGCTCGGCTCCGAACTCGCGCTCGTGTTCCGACGTCGCCGCACCTGGGCGATGCTCGGGGCCCTCGCGCTCGTCCCCGTCCTGATCGCGGTCGCCGTGAAGCTGACGACCGACGGCGACGACGGCGGCCCGGCGTTCCTCGGCGACATCACCAACAACGGCCTGTTCGTGGCGTTCACCGCGTTGACGGTGTCGATCCCGCTGTTCCTGCCGCTCACGGTCGGCGTCGTCGCGGGCGACACCGTCGCGGGCGAGGCCAGCCACGGCACCATCCGCTACCTGCTCGTCGCACCGACCGGCCGGGTGCGGTTCATCCTGGTCAAGTTCGCCGGCGCGGTCGCGTTCTGCCTGGCGGCCACGCTGCTCGTGGTGCTCGTCGGTGCGGCGATCGGTGCCGTGCTGTTCCCGATCGGTCCGGTCACCCTGCTGTCCGGCACCCAGGTCGGCGGAGCGTCGTACGCCGGCCGGGCACTGCTCCTCGCCCTCTCCGTGGCGATGTCGATGCTCGGACTCGTGGCGATCGGCATGTTCGCGTCGACGCTGACGAACGTGCCGGTCGGGGCGATGGCCGCGACGGTGGTGCTGGCCGGGGCCTCCCAGGTCCTCGACCAGCTCCCCCAGCTCGACTGGCTGCACCCGTACCTGTTCTCGCACCAGTGGCTGGGGTTCGGCGACCTGCTCCGCGACCCGATCTCGTTCGACTCGTTCGGGTCGAACGCGCTGCTGCAGCTCGGCTACGTCGTCGTGTTCGGCGCACTGGCGTACAGCCGGTTCGCCTCGAAGGACATCCTGAGCTGA
- a CDS encoding LacI family DNA-binding transcriptional regulator: MAVSVREVAALAGVSLGTVSNVLNRPDKVAPTTVDRVQSAIAALGFVRNDSARQLRAGRSSTVGLIVLDGGNPFFTDVARGAEDAAMDKGLAVLIGNSDESTDRERTYVDLFEERRVAGLLISPAGDDLSRLARLRDQGTAVVLVDRRADDEHFASVSVDDVAGGRIAVEHLAAIGRTRIAFVGGPSSIRQVADRHAGALSAARAAGIELEVLPTASLSVLEGRRIGEELQARPRAERPDAVFAANDLLAVGLEQAFIMRGTIAVPDEIAIVGYDDIAFAEAAVVPLTSVRQPAHDLGRQAIELLTKQVELGQGIDLEHVEFTPELVVRQSSVADA; the protein is encoded by the coding sequence ATGGCGGTCAGTGTGCGAGAGGTGGCAGCGCTCGCCGGCGTGTCCTTGGGGACGGTGTCCAACGTCCTGAACCGACCCGACAAGGTGGCTCCGACCACGGTCGATCGGGTGCAGTCCGCCATCGCCGCGCTCGGGTTCGTCCGCAACGACTCCGCACGCCAGCTCCGGGCCGGCCGCAGCTCCACCGTCGGCCTGATCGTGCTCGACGGCGGCAACCCGTTCTTCACCGACGTCGCCCGCGGTGCCGAAGACGCCGCGATGGACAAGGGCCTGGCCGTCCTGATCGGCAACTCCGACGAGTCCACCGACCGCGAGCGCACCTACGTCGACCTGTTCGAGGAACGCCGGGTCGCCGGCCTGCTCATCTCCCCCGCCGGAGACGACCTGTCCCGCCTCGCCCGCCTGCGCGACCAGGGCACCGCCGTCGTGCTCGTCGACCGCCGCGCCGACGACGAGCACTTCGCCTCGGTGTCGGTGGACGACGTCGCGGGCGGTCGCATCGCGGTCGAGCACCTCGCGGCCATCGGGCGGACGCGCATCGCGTTCGTCGGTGGCCCGTCCAGCATCCGCCAGGTGGCCGACCGGCACGCCGGGGCACTGTCGGCGGCTCGGGCAGCTGGCATCGAGCTCGAGGTCCTGCCGACCGCGTCACTGTCGGTGCTCGAAGGGCGTCGCATCGGCGAAGAACTCCAGGCACGCCCCCGCGCCGAACGGCCGGACGCAGTGTTCGCGGCGAACGACCTGCTCGCGGTCGGCCTCGAACAGGCGTTCATCATGCGCGGCACGATCGCAGTGCCGGACGAGATCGCGATCGTGGGCTACGACGACATCGCCTTCGCCGAGGCAGCCGTCGTCCCGTTGACCTCGGTGCGCCAGCCTGCGCACGACCTCGGGCGCCAGGCGATCGAGCTGTTGACGAAGCAGGTCGAGCTCGGACAGGGCATCGACCTCGAGCACGTCGAGTTCACGCCGGAGCTCGTGGTCCGGCAGTCCTCCGTCGCCGACGCGTAG
- a CDS encoding NADP-dependent oxidoreductase, with product MRNGKAVQYDRYGDFSVVELVPQEKPTAGPGEIVVEIVAAGLNHIERFLREGKLRDHIELEFPARQGVDFAGIVRARGDGVKDLRVGDEVMGHAPQGGSHANWIAVPRGAVIKKPEYVGWEVAGGLYLAGCTAVSVVRSLRLGPDDTVVITAAAGGVGHIESQLAHDAGATVITLGSARNHDYLRQIGTLPVVYGEGEEDRIRAIADGRPITAFIDNHGESNAELLAERLGVRDERFVSSEERRDIELRFLRAPAEDEETRELLTTLAKALQERRFQVLISGFYPFEYIVEAYEDLAEMKSRGKVVIGMQTVETGARLDWYRSEKARDLRDRYADARGSEAETMAGGAATPAS from the coding sequence ATGCGGAACGGCAAGGCAGTCCAGTACGACCGGTACGGCGACTTCAGCGTCGTCGAGCTCGTCCCGCAGGAGAAGCCGACGGCCGGCCCCGGCGAGATCGTCGTCGAGATCGTCGCCGCCGGGTTGAACCACATCGAGCGCTTCCTGCGCGAGGGGAAGCTCCGGGACCACATCGAGCTCGAGTTCCCGGCACGGCAGGGCGTCGACTTCGCCGGCATCGTCCGGGCGCGGGGCGACGGCGTGAAGGACCTGCGGGTGGGTGACGAGGTCATGGGGCACGCGCCCCAGGGCGGCTCGCACGCGAACTGGATCGCGGTGCCGCGTGGTGCCGTCATCAAGAAGCCCGAGTACGTCGGGTGGGAGGTCGCCGGTGGCCTGTACCTGGCCGGGTGCACGGCGGTGTCGGTGGTGCGATCGCTCCGCCTCGGGCCGGACGACACGGTCGTCATCACCGCTGCAGCGGGCGGTGTCGGCCACATCGAGAGCCAGCTGGCGCACGACGCCGGTGCGACCGTGATCACCCTCGGCAGCGCGCGCAACCACGACTACCTGCGGCAGATCGGCACGCTACCGGTCGTCTACGGCGAGGGCGAGGAAGACCGCATCCGAGCGATCGCGGACGGCCGGCCGATCACCGCCTTCATCGACAACCACGGGGAGAGCAACGCCGAGCTCTTGGCCGAACGCCTCGGGGTCAGGGACGAACGCTTCGTGTCCTCGGAGGAACGGCGCGACATCGAGCTGCGGTTCCTGCGCGCCCCGGCAGAGGACGAGGAGACCCGGGAACTCCTGACCACGTTGGCGAAGGCCCTGCAGGAGCGTCGCTTCCAGGTGCTCATCTCGGGCTTCTACCCGTTCGAGTACATCGTCGAGGCGTACGAGGACCTCGCCGAGATGAAGTCACGCGGCAAGGTCGTCATCGGGATGCAGACGGTCGAGACCGGAGCGCGGCTCGACTGGTACCGCTCCGAGAAGGCCCGCGACCTGCGGGACCGCTACGCGGATGCGCGCGGCTCGGAGGCGGAGACGATGGCGGGCGGCGCAGCGACCCCGGCGAGCTGA
- a CDS encoding MFS transporter gives MAVRIGARSTTGWKATVSVAMSNYIESGSIIAIATSLSLWQAQFHVGDLEVGLLASLSANAFGAAAGAIIGGPLCDRYGRKFIYTYDLLLYMLGILLAVFAGSYGMLLVGFILTGIAVGAGVPASWTYIAEQAPADKRAAHVGTAQLAWSIGPMVGFALAIAAAPLGLLGSRLIFAHLFVVAAVVWWLRRGLPESAIWKDERAATGTANFFHGITQLFSRRRNLTAMLFLFGVYALWNTVAGQAGIFQPRVYSATGVTSVTEQYGLQILVWGCTVAATYFGFMRYGDRVSRRLLFALGAVLAIVAWAVLIYAPANLGTLLFFAVAWGISSGIGAQAFYGLWTSELFATRYRASAQGVLFLAARVMVGLLSIWFPLLLSDIGLRALGGLILGLLAMSFLVGTIWAPRTQGKTLEAIEAERYGTVTTVTGTVRTADERAVQDAEQRRRAEADR, from the coding sequence ATGGCGGTCCGAATCGGAGCCCGGAGCACCACGGGCTGGAAGGCGACCGTCTCGGTCGCCATGTCGAACTACATCGAGTCGGGGTCGATCATCGCGATCGCCACGAGCCTCAGCCTGTGGCAGGCGCAGTTCCACGTCGGCGACCTCGAGGTCGGTCTGCTGGCGAGCCTGTCCGCCAACGCGTTCGGCGCCGCCGCCGGCGCCATCATCGGCGGACCGCTGTGCGACCGCTACGGCCGGAAGTTCATCTACACCTACGACCTGCTGCTCTACATGCTCGGCATCCTGCTCGCGGTCTTCGCCGGCAGCTACGGCATGCTCCTGGTCGGCTTCATCCTGACCGGCATCGCGGTCGGCGCCGGGGTGCCGGCGAGCTGGACCTACATCGCCGAGCAGGCACCAGCGGACAAGCGCGCCGCCCACGTCGGCACCGCGCAGCTCGCCTGGTCGATCGGCCCGATGGTCGGCTTCGCGTTGGCCATCGCCGCCGCACCCCTCGGACTGCTCGGCAGCCGGCTCATCTTCGCGCACCTGTTCGTCGTCGCCGCCGTGGTCTGGTGGCTCCGCCGCGGGCTGCCGGAGTCGGCGATCTGGAAGGACGAGCGCGCCGCGACCGGCACCGCGAACTTCTTCCACGGGATCACCCAGCTGTTCAGCCGGCGCCGGAACCTGACCGCGATGCTGTTCCTGTTCGGCGTCTACGCGCTCTGGAACACCGTCGCCGGGCAGGCCGGCATCTTCCAGCCGCGGGTGTACTCGGCCACCGGGGTCACGAGCGTCACCGAGCAGTACGGCCTGCAGATCCTGGTGTGGGGCTGCACCGTCGCCGCGACCTACTTCGGCTTCATGCGCTACGGCGACCGGGTCAGTCGACGGTTGCTCTTCGCCCTCGGCGCGGTGCTCGCGATCGTCGCCTGGGCCGTCCTGATCTACGCACCGGCGAACCTCGGCACGCTGCTGTTCTTCGCCGTGGCGTGGGGCATCTCGTCGGGCATCGGCGCGCAGGCGTTCTACGGCCTCTGGACGAGCGAGCTCTTCGCCACCCGGTACCGGGCCAGTGCCCAGGGCGTGTTGTTCCTCGCCGCGCGGGTCATGGTCGGTCTGCTGAGCATCTGGTTCCCGCTGCTGCTGTCCGACATCGGACTCCGTGCACTCGGTGGGCTCATCCTGGGGCTCCTCGCGATGTCGTTCCTGGTCGGCACCATCTGGGCCCCACGCACACAGGGCAAGACGCTCGAGGCGATCGAGGCCGAGCGGTACGGCACCGTGACCACCGTCACCGGTACCGTGCGCACCGCCGACGAGCGTGCCGTGCAGGACGCCGAACAGCGTCGCCGCGCCGAGGCCGACCGGTGA
- a CDS encoding metallophosphoesterase, with the protein MQPPAAGTLRVLHLSDTHLTGDGALHQGSVDTTAALDAVLARVDGVPGIGLVVISGDVSEDGSPESYAAVLERVGGWAERHGAALIAVPGNHDLREGFRQVLSNGHVLGEGGRPVMHTMEYHPPTVPVWGQSLVAGRRIVTVDTSVPGAGYGELSDASLERLRTALAGDHAPHGTVVVLHHPPLPAPTELHEALRLQNPEALADVIRGSDVRVVLGGHYHHHFAGSLAGVPVLVAPGVANDTDVTGAYDEESATVDSGALVVDVAEDGSVWSTPLRVPRPDADPLAFHLDAETVASVIAAAGKH; encoded by the coding sequence ATGCAGCCGCCCGCAGCAGGAACCCTCCGCGTCCTCCACCTCTCCGACACCCACCTGACCGGCGACGGCGCCCTGCACCAGGGGTCCGTCGACACCACCGCAGCGCTGGACGCCGTGCTCGCCCGGGTCGACGGGGTGCCCGGCATCGGCCTCGTCGTCATCTCCGGCGACGTCTCCGAGGACGGCAGCCCCGAGTCGTACGCCGCCGTCCTCGAGCGGGTCGGCGGATGGGCCGAGCGCCACGGAGCCGCCCTCATCGCCGTCCCCGGCAACCACGACCTGCGCGAGGGCTTCCGCCAGGTGCTGTCCAACGGCCACGTCCTCGGCGAGGGCGGCCGCCCCGTCATGCACACGATGGAGTACCACCCGCCGACCGTGCCGGTGTGGGGGCAGTCGCTCGTCGCCGGCCGGAGGATCGTCACGGTCGACACGAGCGTGCCGGGTGCCGGCTACGGCGAGCTGAGCGACGCCAGCCTCGAACGGCTCCGCACCGCGCTCGCCGGGGACCACGCCCCGCACGGCACGGTCGTCGTCCTGCACCACCCGCCCCTGCCGGCCCCGACCGAGCTGCACGAGGCGCTCCGGCTGCAGAACCCCGAGGCACTCGCCGACGTGATCCGGGGTTCCGACGTTCGCGTGGTCCTGGGCGGGCACTACCACCACCACTTCGCCGGCTCGCTGGCCGGGGTCCCGGTCCTCGTCGCCCCCGGGGTCGCGAACGACACGGACGTCACCGGCGCCTACGACGAGGAATCGGCGACCGTCGACAGCGGCGCCCTCGTCGTCGACGTCGCCGAGGACGGCTCCGTCTGGTCGACGCCGCTGCGCGTCCCACGCCCCGACGCCGACCCACTCGCGTTCCACCTCGACGCCGAGACCGTCGCGTCCGTCATCGCGGCCGCCGGCAAGCACTGA
- a CDS encoding FGGY family carbohydrate kinase, whose translation MRAVLGLDIGTSSTKALLARFDGTVIAEVGRKHDVDRPAQGLVEMDAAVWWDEFTTLTHELLALVPDADVQAVGVSGIGPCVLLTDAVGEPLRPAVLYGVDTRTADLLDELTAELGGEDAIRARCGSGLSTQAAGAKLAWVARREPEVWARAVRFTMPASRVVELLTGEYVLDHHSASQTTPLYDVHENAWIPDWCEQIAPGLPLPRLLWSGDQAGVVTREAAAATGLPVGIPVTAGTIDAWAEGVSVGESVPGRMFLQYGTTMFMIAPTAEPTPVPGMWTTVGTHPGQPSVAGGMATSGAITDWLRRLVDGEWPTMLEEARCAGIGANGLLMLPYFAGERTPIADPDARGVIAGLTVRHTRGDIYRATLEATAYAVRHNIEVLRAAGVEVRELVGAGGGLLGRLWPTIVSDVTGLRQTVPSVTVGASYGSAFLAAALVADVDIRQWNPPATVIEPDPVATAAYEPGYRDYRELYEATKAVVHRLAARS comes from the coding sequence ATGCGGGCGGTGCTCGGTCTGGACATCGGGACGTCGAGCACGAAGGCGCTGCTGGCCCGGTTCGACGGCACCGTGATCGCCGAGGTGGGTCGCAAGCACGACGTCGACCGCCCTGCCCAGGGGCTGGTCGAGATGGACGCGGCCGTGTGGTGGGACGAGTTCACGACGCTGACGCACGAGCTCCTCGCGCTCGTCCCCGATGCCGATGTGCAGGCGGTCGGGGTGAGCGGCATCGGCCCGTGCGTGCTGCTCACCGACGCGGTCGGCGAGCCGTTGCGCCCGGCGGTCCTGTACGGCGTCGACACCCGGACTGCCGACCTGTTGGACGAGCTGACCGCGGAACTCGGTGGCGAGGACGCGATCCGCGCCCGGTGTGGTTCCGGGCTGAGCACCCAGGCCGCCGGGGCGAAGCTCGCGTGGGTCGCCCGGCGAGAGCCCGAGGTGTGGGCGCGTGCCGTCCGCTTCACGATGCCGGCGTCACGCGTGGTGGAGCTGCTGACGGGGGAGTACGTCCTCGACCACCACTCGGCCAGCCAGACCACCCCGCTCTACGACGTGCACGAGAACGCGTGGATCCCGGACTGGTGCGAGCAGATCGCGCCCGGCCTGCCCCTGCCGCGGCTGCTGTGGTCGGGTGACCAGGCGGGCGTGGTGACGCGCGAGGCGGCCGCGGCCACGGGCCTCCCGGTCGGCATCCCCGTGACGGCCGGCACCATCGACGCGTGGGCGGAGGGCGTGAGCGTCGGGGAGTCCGTGCCGGGCCGGATGTTCCTGCAGTACGGCACCACGATGTTCATGATCGCGCCGACCGCCGAGCCGACGCCGGTGCCGGGCATGTGGACGACGGTGGGGACGCACCCGGGACAGCCGAGCGTGGCGGGTGGGATGGCGACCTCCGGGGCGATCACCGACTGGCTGCGACGGCTGGTCGACGGCGAGTGGCCGACGATGCTCGAAGAAGCACGGTGCGCCGGGATCGGCGCGAACGGGCTGCTGATGCTGCCGTACTTCGCGGGGGAGCGGACGCCCATCGCCGATCCGGACGCGCGCGGGGTGATCGCCGGGCTGACGGTGCGGCACACGCGTGGGGACATCTACCGGGCGACGCTCGAGGCGACGGCCTACGCGGTCCGGCACAACATCGAGGTGCTGCGTGCGGCCGGGGTCGAGGTCCGCGAGCTCGTCGGGGCCGGCGGCGGGTTGCTCGGACGGCTCTGGCCGACGATCGTGTCGGACGTCACCGGGCTGCGGCAGACGGTGCCGTCGGTGACCGTGGGGGCGTCGTACGGGTCGGCGTTCTTGGCGGCAGCGCTGGTGGCCGACGTCGACATCCGGCAGTGGAACCCGCCGGCCACCGTCATCGAGCCCGACCCCGTCGCGACGGCGGCCTACGAGCCCGGGTACCGCGACTACCGCGAGCTCTACGAGGCGACGAAGGCCGTCGTGCACCGGCTGGCCGCGCGCAGCTGA
- a CDS encoding ribose-5-phosphate isomerase produces the protein MTYRLVIGSDDAGFDYKEIIKADLLADDRVSDVTDVGVDADGHTAYPHVAVDAARLVANGEADRAILICGTGLGVAIAANKVPGIRAVTAHDSFSVERSVLSNDAQVLCMGQRVVGVEVARRMAREWLGYEFDRTSASASKVAAICEYDGSAPAGVDAQS, from the coding sequence ATGACGTACCGTCTCGTGATCGGGTCCGACGATGCCGGGTTCGACTACAAGGAGATCATCAAGGCCGACCTGCTGGCCGACGATCGGGTGTCGGACGTCACCGACGTCGGCGTCGACGCGGACGGGCACACCGCGTACCCGCACGTGGCCGTCGACGCAGCACGACTCGTGGCGAACGGCGAGGCCGACCGCGCGATCCTGATCTGCGGCACCGGACTCGGTGTCGCGATCGCGGCGAACAAGGTCCCCGGCATCCGTGCCGTCACCGCGCACGACTCGTTCAGCGTCGAGCGTTCGGTCCTGTCGAACGACGCCCAGGTCCTCTGCATGGGCCAGCGCGTCGTCGGCGTCGAGGTCGCCCGCCGGATGGCTCGCGAGTGGTTGGGCTACGAGTTCGACCGCACCAGTGCCAGCGCGTCGAAGGTCGCAGCGATCTGCGAGTACGACGGCAGCGCGCCCGCCGGCGTCGACGCCCAGTCGTAG
- a CDS encoding L-rhamnose mutarotase, translating to MIRVCFRLQVQAEHLDAYRERHAAVWPAMLRAIATAGRRNYSLFLDDDGLLIGYYETDSVADADASLAASEVATAWEAHMQDLFDGATGRADQTARVLPEVFNLEDQLAAAAE from the coding sequence GTGATCCGCGTCTGCTTCCGACTGCAGGTGCAGGCCGAGCACCTGGACGCCTACCGCGAGCGGCACGCCGCGGTCTGGCCGGCGATGCTCCGGGCGATCGCCACGGCGGGGCGGCGGAACTACTCCCTGTTCCTCGACGACGACGGCCTGCTGATCGGCTACTACGAGACCGACTCGGTGGCCGATGCCGACGCGTCGCTCGCGGCGTCCGAGGTCGCGACCGCATGGGAGGCGCACATGCAGGACCTGTTCGACGGTGCCACGGGCCGTGCGGACCAGACCGCGCGGGTGCTGCCCGAGGTGTTCAACCTGGAGGACCAGCTGGCCGCCGCCGCCGAGTGA
- a CDS encoding ATP-binding cassette domain-containing protein, translated as MDATRTTTDTDLAIRTTGLQKVFRKQRAVDGIDLSVPRGAVFGFLGPNGSGKTTTIRMLLGLSSATGGTIEVLGQSMPKALHQVLPRVGALVEGPAFYPYLSGRANLQRFDAADPTSDPRTRKDRVAHALDRVGLTHAADKKAHAYSLGMKQRLGLANALLSPRDLLVLDEPTNGLDPQGTREVRNLIRSLADDGTTVFVSSHLLAEIEQVCTHAAVMRTGKLVAQGELDELRSAGARTVTVRTPDIGQAGSVLSRLGLVPRHDGGADVLVADLPHELLPETITAELVRADVRVRGLTVGGGTLEDLFVALTGEGFDVAA; from the coding sequence GTGGACGCGACCCGCACGACCACGGACACCGACCTCGCCATCCGCACCACGGGCCTCCAGAAGGTCTTCCGCAAGCAGCGCGCCGTCGACGGCATCGACCTGTCGGTGCCGCGCGGCGCGGTGTTCGGGTTCCTCGGACCGAACGGCTCCGGCAAGACGACGACGATCCGGATGCTCCTCGGACTGTCGAGCGCGACGGGTGGCACGATCGAGGTGCTCGGCCAGTCGATGCCGAAGGCGCTGCACCAGGTACTGCCGCGCGTCGGCGCCCTGGTCGAGGGACCGGCCTTCTACCCGTACCTGTCCGGACGGGCGAACCTGCAGCGCTTCGACGCGGCGGACCCCACGTCGGACCCGCGCACCCGGAAGGACCGCGTCGCACACGCCCTCGACCGCGTCGGCCTGACCCACGCCGCCGACAAGAAGGCGCATGCGTACTCGCTCGGCATGAAGCAGCGGCTGGGCCTGGCGAACGCCCTGCTCTCCCCGCGGGACCTGCTGGTGCTCGACGAACCGACGAACGGCCTCGACCCGCAGGGGACGCGCGAGGTCCGCAACCTCATCCGGTCCCTGGCGGACGACGGCACGACGGTGTTCGTGTCGAGCCACCTGCTCGCCGAGATCGAGCAGGTCTGCACCCACGCCGCGGTGATGCGCACCGGCAAGCTCGTGGCACAGGGCGAACTCGACGAACTGCGGTCCGCCGGGGCGCGCACCGTGACCGTCCGCACGCCCGACATCGGGCAGGCCGGCAGCGTGCTGAGCCGGCTCGGGCTCGTCCCCCGGCACGACGGCGGCGCCGACGTCCTGGTCGCCGACCTGCCGCACGAGCTGCTGCCCGAGACCATCACCGCCGAACTCGTCCGCGCCGACGTCCGCGTCCGTGGGCTGACGGTCGGCGGCGGTACGCTCGAGGACCTGTTCGTCGCGCTCACCGGAGAGGGCTTCGATGTCGCTGCCTGA
- a CDS encoding DNA methylase: MADVTHAADLGIDLSDGKPQQLYRWFLASMLFGRPIRQEQAAETYRVLIDHGFTSPGKFAGAGREQLRRVLDEGGYARFDYQMTDALHETMHTLDADEGSVSHLVKTAASRKDLRDRLGALKGVGPKTIEIFLRDIPDVVLPD; the protein is encoded by the coding sequence ATGGCCGACGTGACCCACGCCGCGGACCTCGGGATCGACCTGTCCGACGGCAAGCCCCAACAGCTCTACCGGTGGTTCCTCGCCAGCATGCTCTTCGGCCGGCCCATCCGGCAGGAGCAGGCGGCGGAGACCTACCGCGTCCTCATCGACCACGGGTTCACCAGCCCGGGGAAGTTCGCGGGCGCCGGACGCGAGCAGCTGCGGAGGGTCCTGGACGAGGGCGGCTACGCGCGGTTCGACTACCAGATGACCGACGCCCTGCACGAGACGATGCACACGCTGGACGCCGACGAGGGGTCCGTGTCGCACCTGGTGAAGACCGCGGCGTCGCGGAAGGACCTGCGCGACCGACTCGGTGCGCTCAAGGGGGTCGGCCCGAAGACGATCGAGATTTTCCTGCGGGACATCCCGGACGTGGTGCTGCCGGACTGA
- a CDS encoding outer membrane lipoprotein carrier protein LolA: MKKSAWLPAVIAPVVVAGAVAAPMIANAANDPIAGTNPTAADVIASIAKSSDAQYSGKLTQSSDLGLPELPTGSGGSSLEGDASEVLGLLTSSHTARVYVDGDSKQRIQLTQQLAEQDLVRNGSEVWTWDSKERTATHVTLPSDSAKAPQDATTTPTDIAEQAVDAITPTTTVSKPTEVSVAGHDAWQITLTPKSSDTLVGTVRLAVDQQTGLPLRATIRAAGQDDPAVQVGFTSLDYGAPAARLFDFTPPSNAKVTEKDLSDAEHDAHAEGDHARGAHDGDEPTFTGEGWGTIAELPAGTVDQSSLGDEAAGLLGQLTKAVDGGRAVQTSLVSVYLTDDGRVLAGAVPVSSLVAAAK; encoded by the coding sequence ATGAAGAAGTCAGCCTGGCTGCCAGCAGTTATCGCGCCGGTGGTCGTCGCCGGCGCCGTCGCCGCTCCGATGATCGCGAACGCCGCGAACGACCCGATCGCGGGGACGAACCCGACCGCGGCGGACGTCATCGCCAGCATCGCGAAGTCGTCGGACGCGCAGTACTCCGGCAAGCTCACGCAGTCGAGCGACCTCGGACTCCCCGAGCTGCCGACCGGCTCCGGCGGATCCTCGCTCGAGGGCGACGCCTCGGAGGTGCTCGGCCTGCTCACCTCGTCGCACACCGCCCGTGTGTACGTCGACGGTGACAGCAAGCAGCGGATCCAGCTGACGCAGCAGCTCGCCGAGCAGGACCTGGTCCGCAACGGGTCCGAGGTCTGGACCTGGGACTCGAAGGAGCGCACCGCCACGCACGTGACGCTCCCCTCCGACTCGGCGAAGGCCCCGCAGGACGCCACCACCACGCCGACCGACATCGCGGAGCAGGCCGTCGACGCCATCACCCCGACCACCACGGTCTCGAAGCCGACCGAGGTCAGTGTCGCAGGGCACGACGCCTGGCAGATCACCCTGACGCCGAAGTCCTCCGACACCTTGGTCGGCACCGTCCGACTGGCGGTCGACCAGCAGACCGGGCTCCCGCTCCGTGCGACGATCCGGGCCGCCGGGCAGGACGACCCCGCGGTGCAGGTCGGGTTCACCAGCCTCGACTACGGCGCCCCGGCCGCGCGGCTCTTCGACTTCACGCCGCCGTCGAACGCGAAGGTCACCGAGAAGGACCTGTCCGACGCCGAGCACGACGCCCACGCGGAGGGCGACCACGCTCGCGGCGCGCACGACGGTGACGAGCCGACCTTCACGGGCGAGGGCTGGGGCACGATCGCCGAGCTCCCCGCCGGCACCGTGGACCAGTCGTCCCTCGGCGACGAGGCCGCGGGCCTGCTCGGCCAGCTCACGAAGGCCGTCGACGGCGGCCGTGCCGTCCAGACCTCGCTCGTGTCGGTCTACCTGACCGACGACGGCCGGGTCCTCGCCGGCGCCGTGCCGGTGTCGTCGCTGGTCGCCGCCGCGAAGTGA